The Paenibacillus sp. FSL R7-0204 genome includes a region encoding these proteins:
- a CDS encoding NusG domain II-containing protein: MKRADVLLISIVLIAALAFLVPRWLSNDADKGGPGKELKANITVDGKLFKTITLTKEEQTIEVRTERGYNILKVHDYGVEMFDADCPDKVCLGFGFITLPKQTIVCLPHRVLVEIASGAGEDEVDGYVQ; the protein is encoded by the coding sequence ATGAAACGCGCAGATGTGCTGCTAATTTCTATCGTTCTGATTGCTGCGCTCGCTTTTCTCGTGCCAAGATGGCTGTCAAACGATGCTGATAAAGGTGGGCCGGGCAAAGAACTCAAGGCCAATATAACAGTAGATGGTAAGTTATTCAAAACGATAACCCTAACCAAAGAAGAGCAGACTATTGAGGTACGCACTGAGCGGGGCTATAACATTCTGAAGGTGCATGATTACGGGGTTGAGATGTTCGATGCGGATTGTCCGGATAAGGTGTGCCTCGGCTTCGGCTTCATCACGCTGCCCAAGCAGACCATCGTATGCCTTCCGCACCGGGTATTGGTTGAGATTGCAAGTGGGGCCGGGGAGGATGAAGTAGATGGCTATGTCCAGTAG
- a CDS encoding peptidase U32 family protein: MARYFNGKEVELLAPAGTFEIFKAVIESKCDAVYFGGPVLNMRMMRKGYNLSHEEIIEALNIAHSMDKKVYITVNNLFSEEDVEEARAYLSFLDTARPDALIVQDMAVLELIREMGLNLPVHASVMMNVHNLEMIHALKELGVSRIVTSREMDLQTAKLLGTRSGMELEYFIHGDMCSVHGANCYFSSQVFGMSSNRGKCMKPCRWDYRIKRDGYVFPAEYPLAVKDMFMYEHLPELIESGITSFKIEGRMRDKDFMVMLSNSYGDAIDRYIDDPLGFDRTKDSKELYNNRKRDFSTAYAFGKPGLTNINRRYEGTGKFYSTGKVFSTPTAERELSAERVTELRGRMAEDRRSILNKPELAVRVNNMEQARLVLEMGVDSLYLPGDVFEPDRPFTKQDIKELGAVKGHTKLYLGLPRMMNELHFDQYDHLLSGERLPIDGLIITNLGAIRRYRGTGYPMMGDANLNVYNHLSAGLYAGLGLTKLTVSPEMTLEHFASFTSRSDLPLEVVVHGTPALMYMEHDLFENTEVMEPIGEEDNQYVRNDVLVLKTDKGENPVYRDQYGRCHLLFAKELCYLPMLSEMNGLGIASFRIEGATYSIKELRTIIAAYQAAMDGTKPEDDLLGGLKPVYAGYTLGSLQFN, translated from the coding sequence ATGGCACGTTATTTTAATGGTAAAGAAGTAGAGTTATTGGCACCTGCGGGAACCTTTGAGATCTTCAAGGCTGTCATTGAATCAAAGTGTGATGCGGTGTATTTCGGCGGTCCGGTGCTGAACATGAGAATGATGCGCAAGGGCTACAACTTAAGTCATGAAGAGATTATCGAAGCCCTGAATATCGCCCATAGTATGGACAAAAAAGTATATATCACGGTAAATAATCTGTTCAGCGAAGAGGATGTGGAAGAGGCCAGAGCGTACCTGAGCTTCCTGGACACGGCCCGCCCGGACGCGCTGATCGTGCAGGATATGGCGGTGCTGGAATTGATCCGCGAGATGGGGCTGAATCTGCCGGTTCATGCTTCTGTCATGATGAATGTGCATAATCTGGAGATGATCCATGCGCTGAAGGAGCTGGGTGTCAGCCGGATTGTTACCTCACGGGAGATGGATCTGCAGACCGCCAAGCTGCTGGGCACAAGAAGCGGCATGGAGCTGGAATATTTCATCCATGGCGATATGTGCTCTGTACACGGGGCGAACTGTTATTTCAGCTCCCAGGTGTTCGGAATGAGCAGCAACCGGGGCAAATGCATGAAGCCTTGCCGCTGGGATTACCGGATCAAACGTGACGGCTATGTCTTCCCTGCAGAATATCCGCTGGCGGTGAAGGATATGTTCATGTATGAGCATCTTCCGGAGTTGATAGAATCGGGTATTACCTCCTTCAAAATCGAAGGCCGTATGCGCGATAAGGACTTCATGGTGATGCTGTCCAATAGCTACGGCGATGCGATTGACCGTTATATCGATGATCCGCTGGGCTTCGACCGCACCAAGGATTCCAAAGAGCTGTATAACAACCGTAAGCGCGATTTCTCCACGGCGTATGCTTTTGGCAAACCGGGACTAACGAATATCAACCGCCGTTATGAGGGAACAGGCAAGTTCTACAGCACCGGCAAAGTGTTCAGTACGCCGACTGCCGAGCGTGAGCTGTCTGCGGAGCGGGTGACGGAGCTGCGCGGGCGAATGGCTGAAGACAGACGCAGCATCCTTAACAAGCCTGAGCTGGCAGTGCGTGTGAATAATATGGAGCAGGCGCGCCTCGTACTGGAGATGGGGGTAGACAGCTTGTATCTGCCGGGCGATGTGTTTGAGCCGGACCGTCCGTTTACGAAGCAGGATATTAAGGAGCTTGGAGCGGTAAAAGGTCATACCAAGCTATATCTCGGCCTGCCGCGGATGATGAATGAGCTGCATTTTGACCAGTATGATCATCTGCTGAGCGGAGAGCGGCTGCCGATTGATGGCCTAATCATTACGAACCTGGGAGCGATCCGCCGTTACCGTGGCACCGGTTATCCGATGATGGGCGATGCTAATCTGAATGTCTACAACCATCTGTCTGCCGGGCTGTACGCCGGACTTGGCCTTACTAAGCTGACTGTTTCGCCGGAGATGACGCTGGAGCATTTCGCATCCTTCACCTCACGCAGCGACTTGCCGCTGGAGGTTGTGGTGCACGGAACGCCGGCGCTGATGTATATGGAGCATGATCTGTTCGAGAATACAGAGGTGATGGAGCCGATCGGAGAGGAAGACAACCAATATGTCCGCAATGATGTGCTGGTGCTTAAGACCGACAAGGGCGAGAACCCGGTCTACCGTGACCAATATGGCCGCTGCCATCTGTTGTTCGCCAAGGAACTATGTTATCTCCCGATGCTGAGTGAAATGAACGGCTTGGGGATTGCGAGCTTCCGGATAGAAGGCGCGACATACAGTATCAAGGAGCTGCGCACCATTATTGCTGCTTATCAGGCTGCGATGGATGGAACAAAGCCGGAGGATGATCTGCTGGGCGGACTGAAGCCGGTATATGCGGGGTACACCCTCGGTTCACTGCAATTTAACTAA
- a CDS encoding energy-coupling factor transporter transmembrane component T family protein — protein sequence MNERLLLGRSIDTGSWVHKLDARSKITGMLLYVAIILLSTSWISIGLVAVFSIVVMATTRIPLKYFIKAAKPLRYLMLFIFIVQALSVKEGEVLWSLGSFSLHAGGLRMGAFSVIRMLFLLTFTALLTFTTTPGKLNQGLEGVLAPLKKLRLSPDRITLMISIALRFIPTILDEAQIILKAQASRGADLKELPLKEKARMLVSLLVPVIASAFRRAQDLIYSMEARGFRMDAPRSRYHRLRWGAADTLFVALFVVLGVAVALL from the coding sequence ATGAATGAGCGTCTGCTGCTGGGCCGCAGCATTGATACGGGCTCCTGGGTCCATAAGCTGGATGCCCGGTCCAAGATTACCGGAATGCTGCTCTATGTTGCCATCATTCTGCTGTCCACTTCCTGGATATCAATCGGGCTGGTTGCGGTCTTTTCCATCGTGGTGATGGCGACGACCCGCATTCCACTGAAGTATTTCATTAAGGCTGCGAAGCCTTTGCGTTATTTGATGTTGTTCATCTTCATCGTACAGGCGCTGTCCGTGAAGGAAGGGGAGGTGCTGTGGTCGCTTGGCTCGTTCTCGCTGCATGCGGGCGGCCTGCGGATGGGGGCATTTTCTGTCATCCGCATGTTATTCCTGCTGACCTTTACCGCGCTGCTGACCTTCACGACAACGCCGGGCAAGCTGAACCAGGGGCTGGAGGGAGTGCTGGCCCCGCTTAAGAAGCTCAGGCTGTCACCCGACCGGATTACGCTGATGATTAGCATCGCGCTCCGCTTCATTCCGACGATTCTGGATGAGGCGCAGATTATTCTGAAGGCGCAGGCCTCGCGCGGAGCAGATCTGAAGGAACTGCCGCTGAAGGAGAAGGCGCGCATGCTCGTTTCACTGTTGGTTCCGGTCATCGCCAGTGCGTTCCGGCGGGCCCAGGACCTGATCTATTCGATGGAAGCCCGGGGCTTCCGCATGGATGCGCCGCGCAGCCGGTATCACCGGCTCAGGTGGGGCGCGGCGGATACGCTTTTTGTTGCTCTGTTCGTTGTACTGGGAGTTGCAGTAGCATTATTGTAA
- a CDS encoding energy-coupling factor transporter ATPase, with protein sequence MAIQLQQVSYTYADRSMWKQTALHGINLEIAQGSLTGIAGATGSGKSTLLQLFNGILKPTEGTVQVLDVTITAGEKSPRLLPLRRRVGLVFQFPEQQMFEDTVEKDLCFGPLNFGVSLEEAKERARKSMMDMGLDLALLERNPFRLSGGQMRKAAIASVLAMDPDIVVLDEPTATLDPVSRAELIALLERLCREQGRTIIIVTHRMDELLPYADNWVLLKEGELAFQGSGSELAADPAILARCGLRVPQSLRYWQAAAERFGLSGEKPLLTAEGLAGRLAALLEERRTLNASGSEEMGDGHE encoded by the coding sequence ATGGCAATACAACTACAGCAAGTAAGCTACACGTATGCCGACCGCAGTATGTGGAAGCAGACGGCGCTGCACGGGATTAATCTGGAGATTGCCCAGGGTTCGCTGACTGGAATTGCCGGAGCCACCGGCTCCGGCAAATCTACACTGCTCCAGCTGTTCAACGGCATTCTTAAGCCGACGGAAGGCACAGTGCAGGTGCTGGATGTAACGATAACTGCAGGGGAGAAATCACCGAGGCTGCTTCCGTTGCGGCGGAGGGTAGGCCTCGTCTTTCAATTCCCGGAGCAGCAGATGTTCGAAGATACGGTGGAGAAGGATCTCTGCTTCGGGCCGCTGAACTTTGGAGTCAGCCTGGAGGAGGCCAAGGAGCGGGCGCGCAAATCAATGATGGACATGGGACTGGATCTGGCGCTGCTGGAGCGCAATCCCTTCCGGCTCAGCGGAGGACAGATGCGCAAGGCGGCCATTGCCTCGGTGCTGGCGATGGACCCGGACATTGTGGTGCTGGATGAGCCGACAGCCACCCTGGACCCGGTAAGCCGCGCGGAGCTGATCGCGCTGCTGGAGCGGCTGTGCCGCGAGCAGGGCCGCACGATCATCATCGTGACGCACCGGATGGATGAACTGCTGCCTTATGCTGACAACTGGGTCCTGCTCAAGGAGGGGGAGCTCGCCTTCCAGGGCAGCGGCAGCGAGCTGGCAGCTGATCCGGCGATTCTTGCGCGCTGCGGACTGCGGGTTCCGCAGTCTCTGCGTTACTGGCAGGCTGCCGCCGAGCGCTTCGGTCTTAGCGGCGAGAAGCCGCTCCTTACAGCGGAGGGTCTCGCGGGGCGGCTTGCGGCCCTGCTGGAAGAGCGCCGCACGCTGAATGCTTCCGGCTCGGAAGAAATGGGGGATGGCCATGAATGA
- a CDS encoding FAD-dependent oxidoreductase, translating into MKKIVILGGGYGGVLTAKKLAKKFKNDKDVEIKLIDRNPYHTLLTELHEVSANRAPEDSIKIDLKKIFAGLKVDVVLDEISNIDFKNKKLKSDKATYAYDYLVIGTGSKPTFFGIPGAEENTFSFWSYDDAVALKRQIRDMYTKAAKEKNPATRRAMLTFVIIGAGFTGVELVGEMAEQRDELCREFFIDPSEVRLVVADMAPKILPILPDKLIQKAEARLRKLKVEIVTGAKITEVGAGSVALGEKNIVDAQTIVWTAGVEGSEIVGNLDVQQQGRKRIVTNEHLESVDHKNVYVVGDNIFFIPEGEERPVPQMVENAEQAAPVIAGNITADIKGTPKKAYKPGFHGTMVSIGSRYGVANVGLPGKFFMLTGFMAMLSKHFINMFYLSQVVGFNKVWTYMMHEFFHVENRKSFVGGYFSKRSPNFWLVPLRMLLGGMWLYEGIEKIRKIWVDPNKIFLIPAAPYADATSAASQAVDAVKTTVDAQSAASAVSTAKEAVSALPVPGFIYDISNWFMDLMFYNPDGSYTFLAKWFQIGMVCAEIVFGVMLIVGLFTAISALATIGMAVMIWTTKMAATEMLWYVGAAIACIGGSGSVFGLDYYVLPWLKKQWKRIPLVRRWYLYTD; encoded by the coding sequence TTGAAGAAAATAGTCATTTTGGGCGGCGGCTACGGCGGCGTACTCACGGCTAAGAAACTGGCAAAGAAATTTAAGAACGACAAAGATGTAGAAATCAAACTGATCGACCGAAATCCATACCACACTCTTTTGACTGAGCTGCATGAGGTTTCTGCGAATCGCGCACCTGAGGATTCGATCAAAATTGACTTGAAGAAAATCTTTGCCGGACTGAAGGTAGATGTTGTTCTGGACGAAATCAGCAACATTGATTTCAAGAACAAGAAGCTGAAGTCCGACAAAGCCACTTATGCTTATGATTATCTGGTCATCGGCACAGGAAGCAAGCCAACCTTCTTCGGAATCCCCGGAGCAGAAGAGAATACCTTCTCCTTCTGGTCCTACGATGATGCAGTTGCCTTGAAGCGTCAGATCCGCGACATGTACACCAAAGCTGCGAAGGAAAAGAACCCGGCTACACGCCGCGCTATGCTGACCTTCGTAATCATCGGTGCCGGCTTTACCGGCGTTGAGCTTGTAGGTGAAATGGCCGAGCAGCGCGACGAGCTCTGCAGAGAATTCTTCATTGATCCTTCCGAAGTCAGACTGGTCGTGGCTGATATGGCTCCGAAGATTCTGCCTATCCTGCCGGATAAGCTGATTCAGAAAGCCGAAGCCCGTCTGCGCAAGCTGAAGGTAGAAATCGTTACCGGCGCCAAAATCACCGAAGTAGGCGCAGGCTCCGTTGCCCTCGGCGAGAAGAACATCGTGGATGCACAGACAATCGTCTGGACAGCCGGTGTTGAAGGCTCCGAAATCGTCGGCAACCTTGATGTTCAGCAGCAAGGCCGCAAGCGTATTGTTACCAATGAACACCTTGAAAGTGTTGACCATAAGAACGTATACGTTGTAGGGGATAACATCTTCTTCATCCCTGAAGGCGAAGAGCGTCCAGTTCCGCAAATGGTTGAGAATGCTGAACAAGCGGCTCCGGTTATCGCAGGCAATATCACTGCTGATATCAAGGGTACGCCTAAAAAAGCATACAAACCAGGCTTCCACGGCACCATGGTTTCGATCGGCAGCCGCTACGGTGTAGCGAACGTTGGTCTTCCCGGCAAGTTCTTCATGCTGACCGGCTTCATGGCTATGTTGTCCAAACATTTCATCAATATGTTCTATCTGTCCCAGGTTGTGGGCTTCAACAAGGTCTGGACATACATGATGCACGAGTTCTTCCATGTGGAGAACCGCAAGAGCTTCGTCGGCGGTTACTTCTCCAAGCGCTCGCCGAACTTCTGGCTCGTTCCGCTCCGTATGTTGCTCGGGGGAATGTGGTTATATGAAGGTATAGAGAAGATCCGCAAAATTTGGGTTGATCCAAATAAGATTTTCCTGATTCCTGCGGCTCCTTATGCAGACGCCACATCAGCAGCAAGTCAGGCTGTGGATGCAGTCAAAACTACCGTAGATGCCCAGTCTGCCGCTTCCGCAGTATCCACTGCAAAAGAAGCTGTATCAGCTCTTCCGGTTCCAGGCTTCATCTATGATATCTCTAACTGGTTCATGGATCTCATGTTCTATAACCCGGACGGTTCTTACACCTTCCTCGCTAAATGGTTCCAAATCGGTATGGTTTGTGCCGAGATCGTCTTCGGTGTAATGCTGATCGTTGGTCTGTTCACAGCTATCTCTGCTCTGGCCACGATAGGTATGGCGGTTATGATCTGGACCACCAAGATGGCAGCAACAGAAATGCTCTGGTATGTTGGGGCAGCTATTGCCTGCATCGGCGGTTCCGGCAGCGTGTTCGGCCTGGATTACTATGTTCTTCCTTGGCTCAAGAAGCAGTGGAAGAGGATTCCTCTCGTCCGGCGCTGGTATCTGTATACTGACTGA
- a CDS encoding aspartate aminotransferase family protein, which translates to MEQSVIIGREAVAAKRKQYFYPCTAHFYRDAPQLVRGSMQYVYDENGKEYTDFFAGVSVVACGHCNPAITSRTIAQLQQLQHTSPIYLTQPNVDLAERLEEVLPGALRRTFFVNSGSEANEGALLLARMHTGRKGFIALEAGLHGRTNLTMSVTGLQMWRTDAYLDEDVTFIKRPYHPELTLEEAATQSIQNLKEVLAAQGDTIAAMIVEPIQGNGGIVMPALSYFREVKALLEQYGVLLIDDEIQTGYGRTGAMFAMEHFGVVPDIISMAKALGNGVPIAAFSATDEIAASLNKPSASTFGGNPVSAATALAVLDYIRDERLAERASELGGQLKQGLLALQERYPALITDVRGSGLMLGAELAGSETEDAAAVTDYVLEELKDRGYLIGKNGIGRNVLAFQPPLVVTSRNIDALLDALHEVLQAIH; encoded by the coding sequence ATGGAACAGAGCGTCATCATTGGAAGAGAAGCGGTAGCTGCCAAAAGAAAGCAGTATTTCTACCCGTGCACCGCACATTTTTACCGGGATGCCCCGCAATTGGTACGCGGAAGCATGCAGTACGTCTACGATGAGAACGGCAAGGAATACACCGACTTCTTCGCGGGAGTCTCTGTGGTTGCCTGTGGCCACTGTAATCCGGCTATTACTTCACGTACGATAGCACAACTGCAGCAATTGCAGCACACCTCGCCGATCTATCTGACTCAGCCGAATGTAGACTTGGCGGAACGGCTGGAAGAAGTGCTGCCGGGCGCGCTGCGCCGGACATTCTTCGTCAACAGCGGCTCAGAGGCGAATGAAGGAGCGCTTCTGCTGGCGCGTATGCATACGGGCCGCAAGGGCTTCATCGCGCTGGAAGCCGGCCTGCATGGCCGGACCAACCTCACCATGAGTGTGACCGGGCTGCAAATGTGGAGAACCGATGCCTACCTGGATGAGGATGTGACGTTCATTAAGCGCCCGTATCATCCGGAATTGACGCTGGAGGAGGCGGCGACTCAGTCCATCCAGAATTTGAAGGAAGTACTCGCTGCCCAGGGAGACACCATCGCTGCTATGATCGTGGAGCCGATTCAGGGGAACGGCGGAATTGTCATGCCTGCGCTGTCTTACTTCCGTGAGGTGAAGGCGTTGCTTGAGCAGTACGGTGTACTGCTGATTGACGACGAAATCCAGACCGGCTACGGCCGGACGGGAGCTATGTTTGCGATGGAGCATTTCGGCGTCGTGCCGGACATTATCAGCATGGCCAAGGCGCTGGGGAACGGAGTGCCCATCGCTGCCTTTTCCGCAACAGATGAGATTGCGGCATCGCTGAACAAGCCTTCCGCCTCGACGTTCGGAGGGAATCCGGTCTCTGCGGCTACGGCGCTGGCGGTGCTGGACTACATCCGTGATGAGCGGCTGGCAGAACGTGCGTCTGAGCTGGGCGGGCAGCTGAAACAAGGCTTGCTTGCTCTCCAGGAGCGTTACCCTGCGTTGATTACCGATGTACGGGGCAGCGGACTTATGCTGGGGGCCGAGCTGGCCGGTTCAGAGACTGAGGACGCTGCGGCTGTGACAGACTATGTGCTGGAAGAGCTAAAGGACCGCGGATACCTGATCGGCAAAAACGGCATAGGCCGCAACGTCCTCGCTTTTCAGCCGCCGCTAGTTGTCACTTCCAGGAATATTGATGCCCTGCTGGATGCACTCCATGAAGTGCTGCAAGCGATCCACTGA
- a CDS encoding polyprenyl synthetase family protein, translating into MKLHEALNIDLNEINREIKNLVTRDKDVPKKSQLAQSILELTGSGGKRLRPLMVIVGSRFGPRPAGRRTLQLSAAAEFIHAASLIHDDIIDNAELRRGEPALHIKTGILSAVHIGNYMSARIIELLSKYTGDKDRYVHDLSSVATAQLCLGEYQQLELAFDYDLTLEQYLEKSRNKTALLMATCLRVGALSAESSAETAQLLYDFGEALGMSFQIQDDILDFTQSADVLGKPAGSDLRHGQVTLPVLFALQDAELARIIRRIGPGSSSEDIEQVLELVRGSDTLARSEAVSQDYLARAAAIVEQLSSFPAHADLRTLLQYFAGRDR; encoded by the coding sequence ATGAAGCTGCACGAAGCCTTGAATATCGATCTGAATGAAATTAACCGTGAAATTAAGAATCTGGTGACCCGTGATAAGGATGTTCCCAAAAAGTCGCAGCTGGCGCAGAGCATTCTCGAACTGACAGGCTCCGGCGGTAAACGCCTCCGTCCGCTGATGGTTATTGTCGGCAGCCGGTTTGGTCCGAGACCTGCCGGACGCCGGACCCTGCAATTATCCGCTGCGGCTGAATTTATCCATGCGGCCTCATTGATTCATGACGATATTATTGATAACGCCGAGTTGCGGCGGGGTGAGCCTGCGCTGCATATCAAGACCGGGATTCTATCCGCTGTCCATATCGGTAATTATATGTCTGCCCGCATTATTGAACTGCTCAGCAAGTATACCGGGGATAAGGACCGTTATGTTCACGATCTATCCTCTGTCGCCACGGCCCAGCTATGTCTGGGTGAATATCAGCAATTAGAGCTTGCTTTTGATTATGATCTTACGCTGGAGCAATATCTGGAGAAGTCCCGTAACAAAACCGCACTGCTGATGGCCACCTGCCTGCGGGTAGGTGCATTGTCGGCGGAGAGCAGCGCGGAGACTGCCCAGCTCCTCTACGATTTCGGCGAAGCGCTGGGGATGTCATTCCAGATTCAGGATGATATCCTGGACTTCACGCAATCGGCGGATGTACTCGGCAAGCCGGCCGGCAGCGATCTTCGCCACGGCCAGGTTACCCTTCCGGTGCTCTTCGCCTTACAGGATGCAGAGCTTGCCCGTATCATCCGCAGAATAGGCCCTGGCTCTTCTTCTGAAGACATCGAGCAGGTCTTGGAGCTGGTAAGGGGCAGTGATACCCTGGCCCGCTCAGAGGCTGTCAGCCAGGACTATCTTGCCCGGGCTGCTGCGATTGTGGAGCAGCTCTCCAGCTTCCCGGCGCATGCTGACCTGAGGACTCTGCTGCAATACTTCGCCGGGCGTGACCGCTGA
- a CDS encoding UbiA-like polyprenyltransferase — protein sequence MVIINAFKHTALKLKMFSELVMFSHTLFSLPFAIISMVWAAGGWPSGHMMLWGLIALIGARNGANAFNRLVDRTFDGNNPRTAHRHLPQRLLAEKEVILFIIINYALFIVASGMLNLLCLVLSPVAIVLISSYSYTKRFTFLSHLYLGFVIASAPIGAWFAVTGNIAFTPFVIGTVVMLWIAGFDIIYGTQDIEFDRKNGLWSIPSFFGLENALRISKGLHFIMVMLLLFLYLWRDLGWMYLVGIGIATVLLMTEHKIIKPANRKLMKVASYNLNQVISTVILLCTLIDYFYVN from the coding sequence ATGGTTATCATTAATGCTTTTAAACATACGGCGCTTAAACTGAAAATGTTCAGCGAGCTGGTGATGTTCTCCCATACGCTGTTCTCACTGCCTTTTGCCATCATCTCGATGGTATGGGCGGCGGGAGGCTGGCCTTCCGGCCATATGATGTTATGGGGACTGATCGCGCTGATCGGGGCACGTAACGGGGCGAATGCGTTCAATCGTCTGGTGGACCGCACCTTCGACGGTAACAATCCGCGTACCGCCCACCGGCATCTGCCGCAGCGTCTGCTCGCCGAGAAAGAAGTCATTCTGTTCATTATCATCAATTATGCCCTGTTCATTGTGGCCTCAGGGATGCTGAACCTGCTCTGTCTGGTGCTGTCCCCGGTAGCCATTGTACTGATCTCATCCTACTCTTATACGAAGCGCTTCACCTTCCTCAGCCATCTATATCTGGGCTTCGTGATTGCTTCGGCGCCGATTGGCGCCTGGTTTGCGGTTACCGGGAATATCGCGTTCACGCCATTCGTGATCGGAACCGTGGTGATGCTCTGGATTGCCGGTTTTGATATCATCTACGGGACTCAGGACATTGAGTTCGACCGCAAGAACGGCTTATGGTCCATACCGAGCTTCTTCGGCCTGGAGAACGCGCTGCGGATCTCCAAGGGGCTGCATTTCATTATGGTTATGCTGCTTCTGTTCCTGTACCTCTGGCGTGATCTCGGCTGGATGTATCTGGTCGGCATCGGCATCGCTACGGTACTGCTTATGACGGAGCACAAGATCATTAAGCCTGCTAACCGTAAGCTAATGAAGGTGGCTTCTTATAATTTGAATCAGGTAATCAGTACGGTGATCTTGCTGTGTACGCTGATTGATTATTTTTACGTTAATTAG
- a CDS encoding ATP-binding cassette domain-containing protein, which produces MNQAYNDTRTAEKPAVIALEGVSFGYDPQHPILHDINVSIPQGQWVSIVGPNGCGKSTLVKLLNALLPKSAGHISVCGHTLQEETVQSIRQCIGMVFQNPDNQFIGQTVEEDILFGLEGLCLSYEEMKERLEFYTGKLGISHLLSKHPGELSGGQKQRVAIASILSMKPGIVIFDEASSMLDEGSRDELMGILRDMQAEGSYTILLITHDADEILASDRVLALHGGSIAADVSPAELFLDAELLEKCHLREPYTWQLARELESRGITVDVPASEKELIDTLWQYNYSK; this is translated from the coding sequence ATGAATCAAGCGTACAACGATACAAGAACCGCTGAAAAGCCGGCGGTGATTGCCCTTGAGGGCGTATCCTTCGGCTATGATCCGCAGCATCCGATTCTCCATGATATTAATGTGTCGATCCCGCAGGGCCAATGGGTGAGCATTGTGGGGCCTAACGGCTGCGGCAAATCGACCCTGGTCAAACTGCTGAATGCGCTCCTTCCGAAGAGCGCCGGCCATATCTCTGTCTGCGGGCATACGCTGCAGGAAGAGACGGTTCAGTCCATCCGGCAATGCATCGGAATGGTCTTCCAGAACCCCGATAACCAGTTCATCGGCCAGACGGTGGAAGAAGATATTCTCTTCGGCTTGGAGGGACTATGCCTATCCTACGAAGAGATGAAGGAGCGGCTTGAATTCTATACTGGTAAGCTCGGGATCAGCCATCTGCTGTCCAAGCATCCCGGAGAGCTGTCGGGCGGGCAGAAGCAGCGTGTAGCCATCGCCTCGATTCTCTCTATGAAGCCAGGCATCGTCATCTTCGACGAGGCCTCTTCTATGTTGGACGAGGGCAGCCGCGATGAGCTGATGGGGATTCTGCGCGACATGCAGGCAGAAGGCAGCTACACGATTCTGCTGATCACTCATGATGCCGATGAGATTCTGGCGTCGGACCGGGTGCTGGCGCTGCACGGGGGAAGCATCGCGGCAGATGTATCACCTGCGGAGCTGTTCCTTGATGCAGAGCTGCTGGAGAAGTGTCATTTGCGGGAGCCTTATACTTGGCAGCTTGCCCGTGAACTGGAGAGCCGGGGAATTACGGTGGATGTACCCGCCAGCGAAAAGGAGCTTATAGATACACTATGGCAATACAACTACAGCAAGTAA
- a CDS encoding Gx transporter family protein produces MAMSSSESATALKRTVIIAIFAAVAVVLSIVEAQIPLAGVGLMPGAKLGFANIMILTCIYFLRGRDVLVLVILKTLLTAFLLGTLSSLLFSLFGSLFSFIVMFALVKLGRKKFSVIGISIAGGLAHNTGQLLAASFVFNSTSIFYYLPVLLITGIITGIAVGFAVRYVVDSLSKISLFEEFLNGPGH; encoded by the coding sequence ATGGCTATGTCCAGTAGTGAATCGGCTACAGCGCTGAAGCGGACCGTAATTATCGCTATATTCGCTGCTGTTGCTGTGGTGCTGAGTATTGTGGAGGCGCAGATCCCGCTGGCCGGAGTGGGGCTGATGCCCGGGGCGAAGCTGGGCTTCGCCAATATTATGATTTTGACCTGTATTTACTTTTTGCGCGGACGCGATGTTCTGGTGCTGGTGATCCTGAAGACACTGCTGACCGCCTTCCTGCTCGGCACGCTGTCCAGCCTGCTGTTCAGCCTGTTCGGCTCCCTGTTCAGCTTCATTGTGATGTTCGCGCTGGTGAAGCTTGGCCGCAAAAAGTTCAGTGTCATCGGCATCAGCATTGCGGGAGGATTGGCTCATAATACAGGACAACTGCTGGCAGCCTCGTTCGTATTTAATTCAACCAGTATTTTCTATTACCTGCCGGTCCTGCTGATTACCGGTATTATTACAGGCATTGCTGTCGGCTTCGCCGTCCGGTATGTGGTTGACTCGCTATCCAAAATATCCTTGTTTGAAGAGTTCCTGAACGGACCGGGTCACTAG